A DNA window from Rhodococcus sp. Z13 contains the following coding sequences:
- a CDS encoding alpha/beta hydrolase has product MSEPVAFTLDGHAGALAARKWGRGTPRYLALLCHGYGEHSGRYEYVASRLVADGAVVYAMDHVGHGLSDGERVLIDDFERVVEDFRLLDLTARRDDPATPVVLVGHSMGGMIAARYAQRYGSELTAVVLSGPVLGRWAAVDALLAAEEIPDTPIDPSTLSRDPEVGRAYVEDALVWHGPFKRPTVQALKKCLETITEAGPIDSVPVLWLHGEDDRLVPLDGTASGWETLAGPDSSSKIYPQARHEIFNEIDRDRVLDDVVDFVGAHLPRLAAPEEQAPRGERGADPARDRGADPARDRGADPARDRGADPARD; this is encoded by the coding sequence ATGTCCGAACCTGTCGCCTTCACCCTCGACGGCCATGCCGGCGCCCTCGCCGCACGGAAGTGGGGCCGGGGCACGCCGCGTTACCTCGCCCTGCTGTGTCACGGCTACGGCGAACACTCCGGCCGGTACGAATACGTCGCCTCCCGCCTGGTCGCCGACGGCGCCGTCGTCTACGCGATGGACCACGTGGGGCACGGGCTCAGCGACGGTGAACGGGTCCTGATCGACGACTTCGAGAGGGTGGTCGAGGACTTCCGCCTCCTCGATCTGACCGCCCGCCGCGACGATCCCGCCACCCCCGTCGTCCTCGTCGGCCACTCGATGGGCGGGATGATCGCCGCCCGCTACGCCCAGCGCTACGGCTCCGAACTCACCGCGGTGGTGCTGTCCGGACCGGTGCTCGGCCGCTGGGCCGCCGTCGACGCTCTGCTCGCGGCGGAGGAGATCCCGGACACCCCGATCGACCCGTCGACGCTCTCCCGGGACCCGGAGGTGGGCCGGGCCTACGTCGAGGACGCCCTGGTCTGGCACGGCCCGTTCAAGCGGCCCACCGTGCAGGCGCTGAAGAAATGCCTGGAGACGATCACCGAGGCCGGGCCGATCGACTCGGTGCCGGTGCTGTGGCTGCACGGCGAGGACGACCGGTTGGTGCCGCTCGACGGGACGGCCTCCGGATGGGAGACGCTCGCGGGCCCGGACTCGTCGTCGAAGATCTACCCGCAGGCGCGGCACGAGATCTTCAACGAGATCGACCGGGACCGGGTCCTCGACGACGTCGTGGACTTCGTCGGCGCCCACCTTCCCCGCCTCGCGGCTCCCGAGGAGCAGGCTCCGCGCGGAGAGCGAGGAGCGGACCCCGCTCGGGATCGAGGAGCGGACCCCGCTCGGGATCGAGGAGCGGACCCCGCTCGGGATCGAGGAGCGGACCCCGCTCGGGATTGA
- a CDS encoding YqgE/AlgH family protein has translation MTDVAQHQEEPEDRTAPTTPRVRSGSLLVSAPDLTEPTFRRTVVYIIEHTDAGSFGVVLNRISDTAVDAMLPQWSWLAADPKALFVGGPVHRSSALCLGTLRIGTDITEVPGIRHVDGRVVMIDLDADPGHISHYVEGVRIFAGYAGWSAGQLDGELRNDDWMVVSALPYDVLAPPHIDLWARVLRRQPLPLALLATHPIEVERN, from the coding sequence ATGACTGACGTGGCGCAGCATCAGGAGGAACCCGAGGACCGCACCGCTCCCACGACCCCCAGGGTGCGGTCCGGGAGTCTGCTCGTCTCCGCGCCCGACCTGACCGAACCGACCTTCCGGCGCACCGTCGTCTACATCATCGAGCACACCGACGCGGGCAGCTTCGGGGTCGTGCTCAACCGCATCAGCGACACCGCCGTCGACGCGATGCTCCCGCAGTGGTCGTGGCTCGCCGCCGACCCGAAAGCCCTGTTCGTGGGCGGCCCGGTCCACCGCAGCTCCGCCTTGTGCCTCGGTACCCTCCGGATCGGCACCGACATCACGGAGGTGCCCGGCATCCGCCACGTCGACGGGCGTGTGGTGATGATCGACCTCGACGCCGATCCCGGTCACATCTCCCACTACGTCGAGGGCGTGCGCATCTTCGCGGGCTACGCCGGGTGGAGCGCCGGGCAGCTCGACGGCGAACTCCGCAACGACGACTGGATGGTGGTCTCGGCGCTGCCGTACGACGTGCTCGCGCCCCCGCACATCGACCTGTGGGCGCGGGTGCTGCGCCGCCAGCCCCTGCCCCTGGCGCTGCTGGCGACCCACCCCATCGAGGTCGAACGCAACTGA
- a CDS encoding DUF1648 domain-containing protein has translation MPTTSRQIDPAGVLLGLIVPVLCAGTVLLLTRSWLPRLPEQVATHWSGTTPDSFGSPMSSAWTAALIVLLVGGGCCSIAALAQAQLMMRRYMLATGLAVTGTITVLFLAALGAQLDTTGPEQVSLPGWTAMAGMWVGAAVGWLGGRLLRDGRERKRASSAPDPALPRGRAELPIVEQVGVGTGTVVVLSLLIAVPALLVCAGTKSWWPLGLFVPVALLVLGLLRFTVIVDEAGIRVSNLSATALEYGLEEITGAKVIETQPFGDWGGWGLRAKGRGRYGVVTRSGPAVVVTMASGQELTVTTTRAEEIAGALNTLADRR, from the coding sequence ATGCCGACGACGTCGCGTCAAATCGATCCCGCCGGGGTACTGCTCGGACTCATCGTCCCGGTGCTGTGCGCCGGGACCGTGCTCCTGCTCACCCGCTCGTGGCTGCCACGGTTGCCCGAGCAGGTCGCCACCCACTGGTCGGGCACGACCCCCGATTCCTTCGGTTCCCCGATGTCCTCGGCGTGGACGGCGGCGCTGATCGTCCTGCTCGTCGGCGGCGGGTGCTGTTCGATCGCCGCGCTCGCCCAGGCACAGCTGATGATGCGCCGCTACATGCTCGCGACGGGACTGGCGGTCACGGGGACGATCACCGTGCTGTTCCTCGCCGCGCTCGGCGCCCAGCTCGACACGACCGGTCCCGAGCAGGTCTCCCTGCCCGGCTGGACCGCGATGGCCGGCATGTGGGTGGGCGCGGCCGTGGGCTGGCTCGGAGGCCGGCTCCTCCGCGACGGCCGGGAACGCAAGCGGGCGAGCTCCGCCCCGGACCCGGCGTTGCCACGCGGCCGCGCCGAACTGCCGATCGTCGAGCAGGTCGGTGTCGGGACGGGCACCGTGGTGGTGCTGTCGCTGCTGATCGCCGTTCCGGCGCTGCTCGTGTGTGCGGGTACGAAGAGCTGGTGGCCGCTCGGGTTGTTCGTCCCCGTCGCCCTGCTCGTGCTCGGTCTGCTGCGCTTCACCGTGATCGTCGACGAGGCCGGCATCCGGGTGTCGAACCTGTCGGCGACCGCACTGGAGTACGGGCTCGAGGAGATCACCGGTGCGAAGGTGATCGAGACGCAGCCGTTCGGGGACTGGGGCGGCTGGGGTCTGCGGGCGAAGGGCCGCGGCCGCTACGGGGTGGTCACGCGCAGCGGGCCCGCCGTGGTCGTCACGATGGCGTCCGGCCAGGAACTGACCGTCACGACCACCCGGGCCGAGGAGATCGCGGGGGCGCTCAACACGCTCGCGGACCGGCGCTGA
- a CDS encoding nuclear transport factor 2 family protein — MAPSRDAIRATVEGYVKAVATGTVDDVLALYAPGATVEDPVGTPVRTTEAELREFYGAVEPLAQTGEVLTLKIAENSAAFLFRLVTHLGEQDLLMEVVDVMTFDDDARITSMKAYWSQEDMVTVSVSR, encoded by the coding sequence ATGGCACCGAGCAGGGACGCGATCCGCGCCACCGTCGAGGGATACGTGAAGGCGGTGGCGACCGGCACCGTCGACGACGTGCTCGCCCTCTACGCCCCGGGCGCGACGGTCGAGGACCCCGTGGGCACCCCGGTCCGTACCACCGAGGCCGAGCTGCGCGAGTTCTACGGCGCCGTCGAACCACTCGCCCAGACCGGTGAGGTGCTCACCCTCAAGATCGCGGAGAACTCCGCCGCCTTCCTGTTCCGCCTGGTCACGCACCTCGGCGAACAGGACCTGCTCATGGAGGTGGTCGACGTGATGACCTTCGACGACGACGCGCGCATCACCAGCATGAAGGCCTACTGGAGCCAGGAGGACATGGTCACGGTGTCGGTCTCGCGATGA
- the leuS gene encoding leucine--tRNA ligase has translation MTRPVQTSQQDPGSTPQHRYTAELAGQIEQRWQEFWHDHGTFHAPNPVGDLAGDVPADKLFVQDMFPYPSGSGLHVGHPLGYIATDVYARFHRMQGRNVLHTLGYDAFGLPAEQYAVQTGTHPRTTTEANIANMKRQLGRLGLGHDERRSVATTDVDFYRWTQWIFLTIYNAWYDREAGRARRISELEAEFADGTRTLEDGRDWASLTDAERAAVVDSYRLVYRSDSLVNWCPGLGTVLANEEVTAEGRSERGNFPVFRKNLRQWMMRITAYADRLIDDLEYLDWPDKVKSMQRNWIGRSHGAQVKFGVANDDSSVIEVFTTRPDTLFGATYVTLAPEHELVDRIVGAAWPEGVDERWTGGAATPAEAVAAYRASIAAKSDLERQESKEKTGVFLGAYAVNPVNGEQLPIFIADYVLTGYGTGAIMAVPAHDQRDWEFATAFGLPIKEVISGGDITEEAYTGDGVLVNSGLLDGLDVAAAKKTIVAKLEEEGTGRGTIQYKLRDWLFARQRYWGEPFPIVYDEQGHAHALPESALPVELPEVEDYAPVSFDPDDSDSEPSPPLAKATDWVNVELDLGDGLKRYTRDTNVMPQWAGSSWYQLRYIDPTNSDAFCDKENEAYWTGPRPDVHGPNDPGGVDLYVGGVEHAVLHLLYARFWHKVLFDLGYVTSSEPYRRLFNQGYIQAYAYTDARGVYVPADEVVERDGKFFWTGPDGEQEVNREYGKMGKSLKNSVGPDQICDDYGADTLRVYEMSMGPLDQSRPWATKDVVGAQRFLQRVWRLVVDEENGDLRVTEDTPSDDTLRTLNRTVAGVSDDFAHLRDNTAIAKLIEYTNHLTKNYSSGAPRSAVEPLVLMLAPVAPHLAEELWSRLGHTESLAHGPFPVADEKWLVEDSVEYPIQVNGKVRSRVTVPADAAPDAIEAAALADEKIVELLGGAAPRKVIVVPGKMINIVK, from the coding sequence GTGACCCGTCCCGTACAGACATCCCAGCAGGATCCCGGCAGCACCCCTCAGCATCGGTACACCGCCGAACTCGCGGGGCAGATCGAGCAGCGCTGGCAGGAGTTCTGGCACGACCACGGCACCTTCCACGCCCCCAATCCGGTGGGCGACCTCGCCGGCGACGTCCCCGCCGACAAGCTGTTCGTGCAGGACATGTTCCCCTACCCCTCGGGTTCGGGTCTGCACGTCGGCCATCCCCTCGGCTACATCGCCACCGACGTGTACGCGCGGTTCCACCGTATGCAGGGCCGAAACGTGCTGCACACCCTCGGCTACGACGCCTTCGGTCTGCCGGCCGAGCAGTACGCCGTGCAGACGGGTACGCACCCGCGCACGACCACCGAGGCCAACATCGCGAACATGAAGCGGCAGCTGGGCCGCCTCGGCCTCGGCCACGACGAGCGCCGTTCCGTCGCGACGACCGACGTCGACTTCTACCGCTGGACCCAGTGGATCTTCCTGACCATCTACAACGCCTGGTACGACCGCGAGGCCGGCCGGGCCCGCCGCATCTCCGAACTCGAGGCCGAGTTCGCCGACGGCACCCGCACCCTCGAGGACGGCCGCGACTGGGCTTCGCTGACCGACGCCGAGCGCGCCGCGGTCGTCGACTCGTACCGCCTGGTGTACCGGTCGGATTCGCTGGTGAACTGGTGCCCCGGACTGGGCACCGTCCTCGCCAACGAGGAGGTCACCGCCGAGGGTCGTTCGGAGCGCGGCAACTTCCCGGTCTTCCGGAAGAACCTGCGTCAGTGGATGATGCGGATCACCGCCTACGCCGACCGTCTCATCGACGATCTCGAGTACCTGGACTGGCCCGACAAGGTCAAGTCGATGCAGCGCAACTGGATCGGTCGGTCGCACGGCGCCCAGGTGAAGTTCGGTGTGGCGAACGATGATTCGTCCGTCATCGAGGTGTTCACCACCCGCCCCGACACCCTCTTCGGTGCCACCTACGTCACCCTCGCTCCCGAGCACGAACTCGTCGACCGGATCGTCGGCGCGGCGTGGCCGGAGGGTGTGGACGAGCGCTGGACCGGCGGTGCCGCGACCCCCGCGGAGGCCGTCGCCGCCTACCGTGCGTCGATCGCCGCCAAGTCCGATCTCGAGCGGCAGGAGTCGAAGGAGAAGACCGGTGTGTTCCTCGGCGCCTACGCCGTGAACCCGGTCAACGGTGAGCAGCTGCCGATCTTCATCGCCGACTACGTCCTCACCGGCTACGGCACCGGTGCGATCATGGCCGTGCCCGCCCACGACCAGCGCGACTGGGAGTTCGCGACCGCCTTCGGCCTGCCGATCAAGGAGGTCATCTCCGGCGGCGACATCACCGAGGAGGCCTACACCGGCGACGGTGTGCTGGTGAACTCCGGCCTGCTCGACGGTCTCGACGTCGCGGCGGCGAAGAAGACCATCGTCGCGAAGCTCGAGGAGGAGGGCACCGGCCGCGGCACCATCCAGTACAAGCTGCGCGACTGGCTGTTCGCGCGTCAGCGCTACTGGGGTGAGCCCTTCCCGATCGTCTACGACGAGCAGGGGCACGCCCACGCCCTTCCGGAGTCCGCTCTGCCCGTGGAGCTTCCGGAGGTCGAGGACTACGCGCCGGTCTCCTTCGACCCCGACGACTCCGACTCCGAGCCGTCGCCGCCGTTGGCGAAGGCCACCGATTGGGTGAACGTCGAGCTCGATCTCGGTGACGGCCTCAAGCGCTACACGCGCGACACGAACGTCATGCCGCAGTGGGCCGGCAGCTCCTGGTACCAGTTGCGCTATATCGACCCGACCAACTCGGATGCGTTCTGCGACAAGGAGAACGAGGCCTACTGGACCGGTCCGCGGCCGGATGTGCACGGCCCGAACGATCCGGGTGGTGTCGACCTGTACGTCGGCGGTGTCGAGCACGCGGTGCTGCACCTGCTGTACGCGCGGTTCTGGCACAAGGTGCTCTTCGACCTCGGCTACGTCACCTCCTCGGAGCCGTACCGCCGCCTGTTCAACCAGGGCTACATCCAGGCCTACGCCTACACCGACGCACGCGGTGTGTACGTCCCCGCCGACGAGGTCGTCGAGCGCGACGGCAAGTTCTTCTGGACCGGCCCGGACGGTGAGCAGGAGGTCAACCGCGAGTACGGGAAGATGGGCAAGTCCCTGAAGAACTCCGTCGGCCCGGACCAGATCTGCGACGACTACGGCGCCGACACCCTCCGCGTCTACGAGATGTCGATGGGCCCGCTCGACCAGTCGCGTCCGTGGGCGACCAAGGACGTCGTCGGTGCGCAGCGCTTCCTGCAGCGCGTGTGGCGTCTCGTGGTCGACGAGGAGAACGGCGACCTGCGCGTCACCGAGGACACCCCGAGCGACGACACCCTGCGCACGCTGAACAGGACGGTCGCCGGTGTGTCCGACGACTTCGCGCACCTGCGTGACAACACGGCGATCGCGAAGCTCATCGAGTACACCAACCACCTGACGAAGAACTACTCGTCGGGTGCGCCGCGCAGCGCCGTCGAGCCGCTCGTGCTGATGCTCGCTCCGGTGGCGCCGCACCTCGCCGAGGAACTGTGGTCGCGTCTCGGCCACACCGAGTCGCTCGCCCACGGCCCGTTCCCGGTGGCCGACGAGAAGTGGCTCGTCGAGGACAGCGTCGAGTACCCGATCCAGGTCAACGGCAAGGTCCGCAGCCGCGTCACCGTGCCGGCCGACGCCGCCCCGGACGCCATCGAGGCCGCCGCGCTCGCCGACGAGAAGATCGTCGAACTGCTCGGCGGTGCCGCACCCCGCAAGGTGATCGTGGTGCCCGGCAAGATGATCAACATCGTCAAGTAG
- a CDS encoding IF2 family translation initiation factor, whose translation MNLTTLPKSVLRLQYKIARFPLGFIEQQLRFLPADAPPRLMYERGLGMLDGIVGSVLDDPAIATRGALITEQADAVRRAEKIGAQATAEREARHAEEEKTPPAKVAPERIAPAKAAPSKVEPKKPAPQKSEQTEEPEKISLKDAVAKQLEAKEAEERAHDAGDVAEFEKIEHKHP comes from the coding sequence ATGAACCTGACCACTCTGCCGAAGAGTGTCCTGCGGCTGCAGTACAAGATCGCTCGGTTTCCCCTCGGGTTCATCGAGCAGCAGCTGCGTTTCCTGCCTGCCGACGCGCCGCCGCGCCTGATGTACGAGCGGGGACTCGGCATGCTCGACGGCATCGTCGGCAGCGTCCTCGACGACCCCGCGATCGCGACCCGCGGCGCCCTGATCACCGAGCAGGCCGACGCCGTGCGGCGTGCCGAGAAGATCGGCGCACAGGCCACCGCGGAGCGGGAGGCGCGCCACGCCGAGGAGGAGAAGACCCCGCCCGCGAAGGTCGCGCCCGAGAGGATCGCGCCCGCGAAGGCCGCTCCCTCGAAGGTCGAGCCGAAGAAGCCGGCACCGCAGAAGTCCGAGCAGACCGAGGAGCCGGAGAAGATCTCGCTCAAGGACGCCGTCGCCAAACAGCTCGAGGCGAAGGAAGCGGAGGAGCGCGCTCACGACGCGGGCGACGTCGCCGAGTTCGAGAAGATCGAGCACAAGCATCCCTGA
- a CDS encoding TetR/AcrR family transcriptional regulator, which produces MADILRIGREHLATHGAAALSLRAVARDLGVVSSAVYRYVSSRDELLTLLVVDAYDELGDAVDRAVDAVDPADHRDRFLTLGRAVRTWALAEPARYGLLYGSPVPGYVAPAERTTPPGTRVILRLARLLDDAHSAGALHDDLPPLPELEQLTEPLGRIRSEFELTAPDSVIARGIWAWSALFGAVGFEVFGQYGADTFPDPAIVFEHHLGLLAHTLGFRDTRDPSR; this is translated from the coding sequence ATGGCCGACATCCTGCGGATCGGCCGCGAGCACCTCGCCACCCACGGCGCCGCGGCGCTGTCCCTGCGCGCAGTCGCCCGCGACCTCGGCGTCGTCTCCTCCGCCGTCTACCGCTACGTGTCGAGCCGCGACGAACTGCTCACCCTGCTCGTCGTCGACGCCTACGACGAACTCGGCGACGCCGTCGACCGGGCCGTCGACGCGGTGGACCCCGCCGACCACCGTGACCGGTTCCTCACCCTCGGACGCGCCGTGCGCACCTGGGCGCTGGCCGAACCGGCGCGCTACGGCCTGCTCTACGGCAGCCCCGTCCCCGGCTACGTAGCCCCCGCCGAACGCACCACCCCACCGGGCACCCGCGTGATCCTGCGCCTGGCCCGACTCCTGGACGACGCCCACTCCGCAGGCGCGCTGCACGACGACCTGCCACCCCTCCCCGAACTCGAGCAGCTGACCGAACCCCTCGGGCGCATCCGCTCCGAGTTCGAGCTCACCGCGCCGGATTCCGTGATCGCCCGCGGGATCTGGGCGTGGTCCGCCCTCTTCGGAGCCGTCGGATTCGAGGTCTTCGGGCAGTACGGCGCCGACACCTTCCCCGATCCCGCAATCGTCTTCGAACACCATCTCGGACTGCTTGCACACACCCTCGGGTTCCGCGATACGCGGGACCCGTCGCGGTGA
- a CDS encoding NAD-dependent epimerase/dehydratase family protein gives MSDLQVVAGAGPVGWTIAEQLAAQGHRVRVLTRSGSGPDHPAVERLRVDVNDADALSAALVDEDGTAATAVYMCIHGSAYRADVWARELPAAEQIVLDAAARLSEKTVVVFPESLYSYSEPHRVMTEDSPREATTGKRGVRRQLLAARDAHRAPTVSVVASDFFGPRALNAMAGERMVPTVLAGKKVRVLGSADLPHSFTYVPDLAATMIAAAGEPAVWNSVLHAPTGPAVTQREIAAAFARAAGLPAPAVGTIPSWLVRAGAVMNRDMEELAEMLYQFTAPFVMDSAYTERTLGLAPTPLDEAAVATVAWWRDR, from the coding sequence ATGTCGGATCTCCAGGTCGTCGCCGGTGCCGGACCCGTCGGCTGGACCATCGCGGAACAACTTGCAGCACAAGGCCATCGGGTGCGGGTGCTCACTCGCTCCGGGAGCGGACCGGACCACCCGGCCGTCGAACGGCTGCGGGTGGACGTCAACGACGCCGACGCCCTGTCTGCCGCCCTCGTCGACGAGGACGGAACCGCCGCCACCGCCGTGTACATGTGCATCCACGGCTCCGCCTACCGCGCCGATGTGTGGGCACGCGAACTGCCGGCCGCCGAGCAGATCGTCCTCGACGCAGCCGCACGACTGTCCGAGAAGACGGTCGTCGTCTTCCCGGAGAGCCTCTACTCCTACAGCGAGCCGCACCGGGTCATGACCGAGGACTCCCCCCGCGAGGCCACCACCGGCAAGCGTGGTGTCCGGCGGCAGCTCCTCGCCGCCCGCGACGCCCACCGCGCACCGACGGTGAGCGTCGTGGCGTCGGATTTCTTCGGCCCGCGGGCACTGAACGCCATGGCCGGGGAACGCATGGTGCCCACCGTGCTCGCCGGGAAGAAGGTGCGGGTGCTCGGCTCGGCCGACCTCCCGCACTCGTTCACCTACGTCCCCGACCTGGCCGCGACGATGATCGCGGCGGCGGGGGAGCCGGCGGTGTGGAACTCCGTGCTCCACGCGCCCACCGGCCCGGCCGTGACGCAACGCGAGATCGCCGCCGCCTTCGCCCGCGCCGCGGGCCTGCCGGCCCCCGCGGTGGGCACGATCCCGTCCTGGCTGGTGCGGGCAGGTGCCGTGATGAACCGGGACATGGAGGAACTGGCCGAGATGCTCTACCAGTTCACGGCGCCGTTCGTCATGGACTCGGCGTACACCGAACGGACGCTCGGCCTCGCACCCACCCCGCTCGACGAGGCCGCGGTCGCGACCGTGGCGTGGTGGCGCGACCGCTGA
- a CDS encoding SdpI family protein — protein sequence MLIVAVLLFVLALVVGAVGVAALTGKLPRNRWAGVRTPESLHDDTTFSLANKVAAPSMLGSAVLLALGGVASLTLPTLAGIIAIVVTVVAALFTAGAGGSVGARVATAAKKKADETAGCGTSCGSCSLRGACEPTA from the coding sequence GTGCTGATCGTCGCTGTCCTGCTCTTCGTGCTCGCTCTCGTCGTCGGCGCGGTGGGTGTCGCGGCACTGACCGGCAAACTTCCGCGCAACCGCTGGGCCGGTGTGCGCACCCCCGAGTCGTTGCACGACGACACCACGTTCTCGCTGGCCAACAAGGTCGCCGCCCCGAGCATGCTCGGCTCCGCGGTCCTCCTCGCGCTCGGTGGCGTCGCGTCGCTGACCCTGCCCACCCTCGCCGGGATCATCGCGATCGTCGTGACCGTGGTCGCGGCCCTGTTCACCGCCGGTGCCGGCGGGTCCGTGGGCGCGCGGGTCGCAACGGCCGCCAAGAAGAAGGCCGACGAGACGGCCGGTTGCGGCACCTCCTGCGGCTCGTGCAGCCTGCGCGGGGCCTGCGAACCGACCGCCTGA